The proteins below come from a single Candidatus Poribacteria bacterium genomic window:
- the recO gene encoding DNA repair protein RecO, whose translation MAAQKTQAIVIRTFPLQEFHKIITFYTPDFGKIKAVAYGVKSPKSRFGGRLELLNHGTLLFQHRENRELQNITDFNLIDGFDVVRSDFTRITYGCYFAELVDSIASEGIASPEIFNLLHTTNQFLVHVEDVPLLARGFEIKFLDCAGYGPELSRCVHCSSAVKSETMGGFGIAFSVRYGGVLCGECKNRDGAAFTIALGSCELLKVLRKSEWNRFNRIRASSRNHQELKRLLGNFIEHHTERTLKSLRFIENVL comes from the coding sequence ATGGCAGCCCAAAAGACCCAAGCGATTGTCATTCGCACCTTTCCCCTTCAAGAATTCCATAAAATCATTACCTTCTACACGCCTGACTTCGGGAAAATTAAAGCAGTCGCTTACGGCGTGAAAAGTCCAAAGAGCCGCTTCGGTGGTCGTTTAGAACTCCTCAACCACGGAACACTCCTCTTTCAGCATCGCGAGAATCGGGAATTGCAAAACATCACCGATTTTAATCTAATTGACGGATTCGACGTGGTTCGCTCCGATTTTACGCGCATCACCTACGGGTGCTATTTCGCCGAGTTGGTGGATAGCATCGCATCAGAGGGAATCGCCAGCCCTGAAATTTTCAATCTCCTTCACACCACCAACCAATTTTTAGTTCATGTGGAGGATGTCCCGTTGCTTGCACGGGGGTTTGAGATTAAGTTTCTCGATTGTGCAGGGTATGGACCGGAACTTTCACGATGTGTGCATTGCAGTTCAGCTGTAAAGAGTGAAACGATGGGTGGATTCGGCATCGCTTTCAGCGTCCGATACGGCGGTGTGCTGTGTGGCGAGTGCAAAAATCGAGATGGTGCTGCCTTTACAATCGCACTCGGTAGTTGCGAATTGCTGAAAGTGCTTCGGAAGTCTGAATGGAATCGGTTCAACCGTATCCGTGCCTCCTCCCGCAATCATCAGGAACTTAAACGTCTGCTTGGTAACTTCATTGAACATCATACCGAACGCACCTTAAAAAGTCTCAGATTTATTGAGAATGTTTTGTAG
- a CDS encoding HlyC/CorC family transporter codes for MDDLALVIKLVSLGILLILNALFSAAEALLARLTRDDILKFAEEGGKRYELLTSLLRNPRRYSLTIITAKTILIVVSVMVFMTFWKYPVANAALAVACFVVFTELFPKNYVQGSTGEATIRALSVLRAIYWGGFLVLIPLNFLANLIVRVFGGKVTSAQDSLVSPEVLETLDNVADSQEILEPDDREMISRILDLPDKVVREIMVARTDMVCLEVTTPGDEVLQTTIACRHTRIPIYEETIDRIVGILHVKDMLDCWEAGKPINLRELIVDRGPFFTPESKNISELFRELRAHKQHIAIVVDEYGGTAGIVTLENIIEEIVGEIHDEDEMDEQDDYVQMDANTYSIDARLNLIELNERLGTELEAENIDTIGGFVVDHLGRVPERGTQFTYRGIRFTIFEADERRIHRIHLQMPDIDIGGAS; via the coding sequence TTGGACGACCTAGCCTTAGTGATCAAACTTGTTAGCTTAGGCATACTTTTAATTCTCAATGCCCTGTTTTCAGCTGCCGAAGCGTTACTTGCTCGGTTAACGCGAGATGATATTCTCAAGTTTGCCGAGGAGGGTGGCAAACGCTACGAACTACTGACCTCCCTATTGCGCAACCCACGCCGTTATTCGTTGACTATTATCACTGCCAAAACGATTCTAATAGTGGTCAGCGTTATGGTATTTATGACGTTTTGGAAATACCCTGTGGCAAATGCGGCACTCGCAGTTGCCTGTTTCGTCGTTTTTACTGAGTTGTTCCCGAAGAATTATGTGCAGGGTAGCACAGGGGAAGCGACGATTCGAGCGCTCAGTGTACTACGCGCAATCTATTGGGGTGGGTTCTTAGTCTTAATTCCATTAAATTTTCTCGCCAACCTTATTGTCCGTGTCTTTGGAGGTAAAGTTACATCAGCACAAGACAGCCTCGTATCCCCAGAGGTTTTAGAGACACTCGACAATGTCGCCGATAGCCAAGAAATCTTAGAACCAGATGACCGAGAAATGATCTCTCGGATTTTAGACTTACCGGACAAAGTTGTTCGAGAAATTATGGTCGCACGGACCGATATGGTCTGTCTTGAAGTCACCACCCCCGGTGACGAGGTTTTGCAGACAACAATCGCCTGTCGACATACCCGTATCCCAATCTACGAAGAAACCATTGACCGAATTGTCGGAATTTTACACGTTAAAGATATGTTGGATTGCTGGGAGGCAGGCAAACCGATTAATCTGAGGGAACTGATCGTTGATCGAGGTCCTTTCTTCACACCGGAGAGCAAGAATATATCAGAGCTCTTCCGAGAACTTCGGGCACATAAACAGCACATCGCGATCGTTGTGGATGAATATGGCGGTACCGCTGGGATCGTAACCTTAGAAAATATCATTGAAGAAATTGTCGGTGAGATCCACGATGAAGACGAAATGGATGAACAGGATGACTACGTCCAGATGGATGCCAATACCTATTCGATCGATGCGAGACTGAATCTTATTGAGTTAAATGAGAGACTCGGTACAGAACTCGAAGCGGAAAACATTGATACGATCGGGGGCTTCGTCGTGGACCACCTTGGGCGTGTGCCTGAACGGGGGACACAATTTACCTACCGCGGTATCCGTTTTACCATATTCGAGGCGGATGAACGACGCATTCATAGGATTCATCTTCAGATGCCGGATATCGACATCGGTGGTGCATCTTAG
- the ybeY gene encoding rRNA maturation RNase YbeY produces MRVTNTSCYTTFDVEVVYSAVRATLEAHDAEPCEVSVLLTDDVDMRQLNRDYRGIDAPTDVLAFSMREGEDSDVNPSLLGDLVVSLETAARQASTTDGFSGTHGNLETETAVLTVHGMLHLLGYDHQTQEEAEIMFEKQESIFRSLDLQADIGQCAGSW; encoded by the coding sequence ATTCGGGTTACCAATACGAGTTGCTATACCACTTTTGATGTAGAGGTGGTGTATAGCGCGGTGCGTGCAACGTTAGAGGCGCATGACGCAGAGCCGTGCGAGGTCAGTGTCCTCTTGACAGATGATGTTGACATGAGACAACTCAACCGAGACTATCGTGGCATTGATGCACCGACAGATGTATTAGCGTTTTCAATGCGTGAAGGTGAAGATAGTGATGTAAATCCAAGTTTGCTCGGAGATCTCGTTGTATCCCTTGAAACCGCGGCACGACAAGCATCGACAACGGACGGGTTCAGCGGAACTCACGGGAACCTCGAAACCGAAACCGCAGTGCTCACAGTACATGGCATGCTACACCTTTTGGGTTACGACCATCAGACGCAAGAAGAAGCCGAGATCATGTTTGAAAAACAGGAAAGTATCTTTCGTTCCCTCGATTTGCAGGCGGATATAGGACAGTGTGCTGGTTCTTGGTGA
- a CDS encoding PhoH family protein encodes MQKQESKGVPIQSNAEVQALFGQSDAFLKIIEDGFDVRVVLKSDSVAVIGEDITEVNQVTTVLESLLHRIRKGERIQATDVNYVIRASGAGERDVFGETGAESIPVFSKRGVIRPKTAGQKRYVEAIKHNDLVFGIGPAGTGKTYLAMAMAVSALKSGQVSRIILTRPAVEAGERLGFLPGDIADKVHPYLRPLYDALYDMMPADALDKYIERNVIEVAPIAFMRGRTLNNSFVVLDEAQNATIEQMKMFLTRLGFDSKAVVTGDITQTDLPNHKVSGLADAQEVLSDIKGIQFVYFSKVDVVRHELVQRIVEAYEQASPHNVRRNGVTSSDVSNGEG; translated from the coding sequence TTGCAAAAACAAGAATCGAAGGGTGTTCCCATACAGAGCAACGCTGAAGTACAAGCCCTCTTCGGGCAAAGTGATGCCTTCTTGAAAATTATTGAAGATGGGTTTGATGTTCGCGTCGTTTTGAAAAGTGACAGCGTTGCTGTCATTGGTGAAGATATCACAGAAGTTAACCAGGTGACAACGGTTCTCGAATCCCTACTTCACCGCATCCGGAAAGGTGAACGCATTCAGGCAACCGATGTCAACTATGTAATTCGAGCGTCGGGTGCGGGTGAACGAGATGTTTTCGGTGAAACTGGAGCCGAGTCTATTCCAGTATTCTCGAAACGCGGTGTGATTCGTCCGAAAACTGCTGGGCAGAAACGGTATGTTGAGGCAATTAAGCACAACGACTTGGTCTTCGGCATCGGACCGGCGGGAACGGGAAAGACGTATCTCGCTATGGCGATGGCGGTTTCCGCACTCAAAAGCGGACAGGTCAGTCGTATTATCTTGACGCGTCCGGCTGTTGAAGCCGGTGAACGTCTCGGCTTTCTACCCGGCGACATTGCAGACAAGGTCCATCCATACCTACGACCATTGTACGATGCCCTCTATGATATGATGCCCGCGGATGCCCTCGACAAATACATTGAACGCAATGTTATTGAAGTCGCACCTATCGCTTTCATGCGAGGCAGGACACTCAATAATTCGTTTGTCGTCCTTGATGAAGCACAAAACGCCACTATTGAGCAGATGAAGATGTTTTTGACCCGACTCGGTTTCGATTCAAAAGCGGTGGTTACGGGCGATATTACGCAGACGGATCTGCCGAACCATAAGGTCTCAGGACTCGCAGACGCACAAGAAGTGCTTTCGGATATCAAAGGTATCCAATTCGTCTATTTTTCCAAGGTTGATGTCGTCCGGCATGAACTCGTCCAACGCATTGTTGAGGCGTATGAGCAGGCATCACCGCACAATGTGAGACGGAACGGAGTAACTTCATCGGATGTCTCCAACGGAGAAGGATAA